From Tachyglossus aculeatus isolate mTacAcu1 unplaced genomic scaffold, mTacAcu1.pri scaffold_218_arrow_ctg1, whole genome shotgun sequence, a single genomic window includes:
- the LOC119923680 gene encoding olfactory receptor 7G3-like, giving the protein MAYDCYLAICHPLHYTTIMNPRLCALMVAGSWSVSSLDALVHTLLVPLSFCTDNEILHFFCRPNRVLKLSCPDTLINDVLLYVLAVVLPIFPFVGIVFSYTRIITTILRVPSAKGRYKAFNTCSSHLSGISLFYGTGFGVYLSPVSTQASRKGSIASVMYMVVTPMLKPFIYRYLLDLSTLQIILGCFFRQ; this is encoded by the exons ATGGCTTATGATTGCTACCtggctatatgccaccccctccactacaccaccatcatgaacccacggctctgtgccctgatggttgctgggtcctggagtgTCAGTAGCCTTGATGCCCTGGTTCACACATTATTGGTTCCGTTATCTTTCTGTACAGacaatgaaatccttcacttCTTCTGTAGGCCTAATCGGGTCCTAAAGCTTTCCTGCCCAGATACTTTGATCAATGATGTATTGCTATATGTGCTGGCTGTTGTATTGCCTATTTTTCCCTTTGTGGGTATTGTTTTCTCTTACACTCGCATCATAACCACCATATTGAGAGTCCCATCTGCCAAAGGAAGATATAAAGCTTTCAACACCTGTAGCTCACATCTATCAGGGATCTCCTTATTCTACGGCACTGGTTTTGGGGTCTACCTCAGccccgtatctacccaagcatcacGGAAGGGCTCAATAGCCTCCGTGATGTACATGGTGGTCACCCCTATGCTGaaacccttcatctaca GATACCTGCTGGATCTGTCTACCTTGCAGATCATCCTCGGTTGTTTCTTCAG acaatga
- the LOC119923692 gene encoding olfactory receptor 7G3-like — translation MKRGNQTSIAEFLLLGLSDRAEQQQLLFVLFLWMYLLGVLGSLLIILAIGSDPHLHTPMYFFLTNLSLADICFLSTTVPKMLANIQTHSKSISYGGCLAQMNFFMLFCSIDHFLLTGMAFDRYVAICHPLHYTIIMSPRLCAQMVAGSWIVSILNSIRHTSLLFQLSFYGDNEIFHFFCEIKQVLKLSCTDTLISVAMLFTLLVVLGIVPLIGLLFSYTRIVSTILIIPSAVGRSKVFSTCGSHLSVVSLFYGTGFGVYFSPTYTHASRQLSIASVMYTVVTPMLNPFIYSLRNKDMKWALRKLIRRKTLFSQGL, via the coding sequence ATGAagaggggaaaccaaaccagcattgcggaattcctcctcctgggattgtcTGACcgggcagagcagcagcagctcctctttgtgctgttcctctggatgtacctaCTCGGGGTCttggggagcctgctcatcatcctggccatcggctccgacccgcacctgcacacccccatgtacttcttcctcaccaacctctccctggccgacatctgcttcctgtccactacggtccccaagatgctggccaaCATCCAGACCCACAGCAAATCTATATCCTATGGTGGCTGCTTGGCACAAAtgaatttttttatgttattttgtagCATAGACCACTTTCTTCTCACCGGGATGGCTTttgaccgctatgtggccatatgtcaccccctccactacaccataaTCATGAGCCCAAGGCTCTGTGCCCAgatggttgctgggtcctggaTTGTCAGTATTCTCAATTCCATAAGACATACTTCATTATTGTTTCAATTATCCTTCTATGGAGACAATGAAAtctttcacttcttctgtgaaattAAGCAGGTGTTAAAGCTTTCCTGCACTGACACCCTCATCAGTGTTGCAATGCTGTTTACACTGCTAGTGGTGCTGGGTATAGTTCCCCTCATCGGCCTACTATTCTCTTACACTCGCATTGTCTCCACCATATTGATTATCCCATCCGCAGTGGGGAGAAGTAAAgttttctccacctgtggctctcacctgtcCGTAGTCTCCTTGTTCTATGGCACTGGTTTTGGGGTCTACTTCAGTCCCACATACACCCATGCATCCCGACAGCTCTCGATAGCATCCGTGATGTACACtgtggtcacccccatgctgaaccccttcatctacagcctaaggaacaaggacatgaaatgGGCCCTGAGAAAGCTCATCAGGAGGAAAACTCTCTTCTCTCAGGGACTTTGA